CCTCACGCCCCGGCTCAGCCAGCTTGATGCCCAGTGCCCCGGCAATCTCATAGCCCATACATGAGAAGCCGTATTCCATATGATAGGTATCCGGCACCTCCGAGTTCCACATCCGCTGCATATCTCCCGGCAGACTGCCCGCCGCTCCAATGACAATCGCATCCTGCGGAATAGCTTCATTAATGATCCCCAGCACCTGCGTCTGGGTCAGCGAAGTGTCCAGCACCTCTGCATATTCCGGGAGCTTCTCATCGAGATGTCCGGCTACTTCGGGGGTGAACGACGTTGTAGAGCGCTCCGCTCCCGGCACACCAGCAGCGGCGTTATCGTCAACAACACTCTCCACAGACGCGCTGCCCGCTGGCACGCTATTCCCGGCATTCCCCGGATACTCCACGCCAGCTAAACGTTCTCTCTCCGCAGCCCATGACTTCTTCGCCTGGGTGATCTCATCCGTGTACGCAGAACGGTATCCCCGCTCCTCCAGCGCTGCGGCTAAGGCGTTCAAGCCTTCGGCAGCATCGCAGACCACCGCCAGCGCGTCCAGCTTGGCCGCATGATAGGGCGAAGCGTTCAGCGTCAGGAATTCCACCTCGGGATGACTGAACAGACTCTTCGAGGCGGTGGTGAAGTCCGTAAAACGGGTGCCGACGCCGATCACCAGATCGGCCTCCGGGGCCAGCGCATTCGCGCAGCCGTTGCCGGTGACACCGATGCCGCCGAGGTTGTACTCGAAGCTGCTGGCTACGGCACTTTTACCGGCCTGGGTCTCTCCGAACGGAATGGCGAATTTCCCGGCAAAAGCACGCAGCGCCGCTCCGGCATCCCCATACCGGACACCCCCGCCGCAGACCAGCAGCGGCCGCTGTTTCCCGGCAATCAGCTCAGCCGCAGCCGCGATCTCCTGCGGGTGCGGCAGCCGGGCGATGACCCGGTGAATCCGCTTGCGGAAGAAATCCGCCGGATACTCCCAGGCTTCGCCTTGCACATCCTGCGGCAGCGCAATGGTAACCGCCCCGGTATCTCCCGGATCGGTCAGCACCCGCATCGCGCTGAGCATTGCCGACATCAGCTGCTCCGGCCGGGTCACCCGGTCCCAGTATTTGCTGACTGCCTTGAAGGCGTCATTAACCGTGATCGACAGATTATGCGTATGCTCCATCTGCTGGAGCACTGGGTCAGGCTGGCGGGTAGCGAAGGTATCTCCTGGCAGCAGCAGCACAGGAATCTGATTCGCCGTTGCTGTTGCAGCAGCCGTCAGCATATTAGCAGCTCCAGGACCTACTGAAGCGGTGCACGCCATAATCTTCCGTCTGCGGCTCTGCTTGGCGAATGCCGTTGCCGCGTGAACCATCCCTTGCTCATTGCGTCCCTGATAGACGGTCAATTCACCCGGCGCTTCCTGCAGGGCCTGCCCCAATCCAAGTACATTGCCATGCCCGAACACGGTGAATACCCCGTGCACGAAGCGTTCCGGCCCGCCGCCGTAATCCACGTATTGCTGATTCAGAAATTTAACCAGCGCCTGCGCTGTCGTTAATCGGATACGTTCCACTTCATGTCCTCCCTTCGCCTTGTCTACTGCCAGCGGGCAGTGACGACTTTTTTGCGCGTATAGAATTCTACTCCGTCGCTTCCGTTCGCATGAAGATCGCCGTAGAACGAATCCTTCCAGCCCGAGAACGGGAAGAAGGCCATCGGCGCAGGCACTCCAACATTGACTCCCAGCATGCCGGACTCGATATGTTCGCGGAAGTAACGGACTTTACCGCCATTATTCGTAAAGATGCAAGCCCCGTTCGCAAACCGCGAGCGATTCGCAATCTCCACCGCCTCAGCCACACCCTTCACCCGGATCACTGACAGCACCGGCGCAAAAATCTCCTCCTGCCAGATCTTCATCTCCTCCGTCACTCCGTCGAACAGCGTAGGTCCGATGAAATAACCTTCTCCCTGCACCGCCGCATCCTCACGGCCATCCCTGAGCAGCTTCGCGCCTTCGGCGATTCCCTGTTCAATGTAGCTAACAGTTCGCTCTTTATGGCCTTGACGGATCACCGGCCCCAGGAACGTATCCTCCTCCAGTCCATTCCCGATGGTCATGCTATTGCACTCCCGCAGCAGGATCGAGATCAGCTCATCAGCGACTTCCTCCTGTACCGTTACTACCGAGCAGGCCATGCAGCGTTCCCCGGCAGAGCCGAAGGCCGCATTCACTATCTGGGAGGCTGAGGCTTCCAGGTTCGCGTCCGCCAGCACGATCGAGTGGTTCTTCGCTCCGGCCAGCGCTTGCACGCGCTTGAGATGGTCCGTTCCTTTTTTGTATACATATTCCGCCACCGGCTGTGATCCGACAAAAGAAATCGCCTTCACATCCGGGTGCTCCAGCAGCCCGTTCACCACCTCATGCGCGCCGTTCACCACATTCAGCACACCCTCCGGCAGTCCGGCTTCCTCCAGCAGTTCCGCAAGGCGGGCTGCCAGCAGCGGTGTCCGCTCCGAGGGCTTCAGCACAAAGGTATTGCCGCAGGCAATCGCCAGCGGGAACATCCAGCAAGGCACCATCATCGGGAAATTGAACGGGGTAATCCCGCCGACCACCCCGATTGGGTAACGGTACATCCCCGACTCGATACCAGTAGCAATATCCGGCAGCTGCCGGCCCATCATCAGTGTCGGAGCACCCGCCGCGAATTCTACGCATTCAATGCCGCGCTGGACCTCGCCGTAGGCTTCTTTGAAGCTTTTGCCGTTCTCCATGGTGATGATCTTCGCCAGCTTCTCCCAATTCTCGACCAGCAGCTGCTGATATTTGAACAGAATCCGTGCTCTGCGCGGCACCGGTGTTGCGGACCAGCCTGCAAAAGCTGCCTTAGCCGCCGCCACCGCCCGGTCCACATCGGCTCTGCCGGATAGAGGCGTTCTGCCCAGCAGCTCACCTGTGGCCGGATTCACTACCGGCTCCGTCTGCTCCGTATCGGCTGTTACCCATTGCCCGCCGATATAATTTTTGAGTACTTGTGCCGTTTGCTCTGTCATTTATGTCCACTCCTTCGGTTCTATATAAAGTCTGCTGACTACCCTTGCTTATTGCGCTCCTGCTGTAACCTCCTCGTTGGTCCGCAGGAATTCCTCCAGCTCCTCCAGGGTTGGCATCGCATCGGAGCAGCTGTGGCGGGAGATGACAATGGAGGCCGAAGCACTGCCGCGCCGCATCGCTTCGCTGACACTGTGCCCGCTCATCAGAGCGTGGATGAAGGCTGACGCATAGGAATCGCCTGCACCGAACGTCTTGAGGACCTTAGCCGGGAAAATCCCGCTCCGGTGGCTCTGCCCATCCGCTGTATAGCCGATCGAGCCGCTGCCGCCGTGCTTGATGACCACCAGCTCTGCCTGATGCGAGAACCAGCGGGCTGCCGTCGCCTGATCATCCGCGCCTGCCAGATTGTACAGATTCTCCATCATGTCGAATTCTTCGCGCGTGCCGATGATGCAGTGGCTTTTCTCGGCAGCAAGGTTATAGTAGACCGCCGTTTCAGCGGCTGATGTCCAGGTATAAGGGCGGTAATCGAGATCAAAGAACACGGTCACGTTATGCTTGCGGGCGAATTCCAGCGCCAGGAACACCGCTTCGCGGGAAGGACTCTGCGCCAGCGCCGTGCCGGAGATGAGCAGCGCCTTGGAGCTGGCGATGTACTCTTCTGAGATCTCCTCCGTGTTCAGCAGCAGATCGGCCACATGGTCGCGGTACATCAGAATGCTGCATTCCTGCGGGCTCTTAATTTCTGTAAAAGCCAGCCCCGTCACCGCACCCGTCCGGTCCACGCAGACCTGGCTGTCGTCGATGCCATCCTTTTGCAGATAGCTGCGGATGAACCTGCCCATCTGGTCGTCGGCCAGCTTGCCGATGAAGCCGGTACGCATACCGAGCCGCGCTGCACCGATGATAATATTGGCCGGAGAGCCGCCGACATATTTGGTGAAGGTCATCGTCTCTTCCATCGGCCGCCCGGTCTCATTGGCGTTCAAATCTATACACAACCGGCCAACAGCAACTACATCCAGCCGCCGGTCAGGGTCGAACTGTAAACCCTTCATAGTGATGCCTCCTTAATCAAGCTAGGGAAAAGATAGTTCATTCGGCAATACGAATGGCTGTAAATCGTCGTCAATTGGACAGTGAAGCTGTGAATCGTACAGTGGAGCTGTACATCGCATAATGAAGTTATAAATCGCATAATCGTAAGAACAGAATGTTTCATTTCATCTCTTGGGGGGAGGGTAAGCGCTTAACCTAGTTTTCTACTTTAGTATAGTTTAGAAGCGCGCTTTTGGCAATCCTCAATTTGAAAGCGGTATCAAAAATCAGGTGGAAGAAGTTGAAGAGGAAGAGCCCCCACGGAAAAATAGGTGGAAAAATGCAGCTTAATTTCTCCATTTTTGGCGATTAGGAGCAAGCAAGTGGAAAAACAGCACCTACTCTGATTGATTTTGCCGCCGATGTGGATATCGGGATTATTTAAGTGCCATTTTTCCAACTGCTGTCCCACTGGCGGGCAATCGTTCCTCAGTAGTTGTAGTAAATCCACTTGTTCTCCGCCTAGCACTCGCTGATGCCTAACGGGGAGAGTCGGCTGGCACATTGTATTCGGTTTTTCGCATATATCCTCACCCACGTGCACTCGTCCGGCACATTGTATTCCGTTTTCCGCATACATCTTGCCCACGCGCATTCGTCCGGCCCAATGTATTCGGTTTTCCGCATACCTCCGCCCACTCATAGGCTCACTAGCCCATTGTATTCCGTTTTCCGCATACATCCGGTCCACGTCCCCCACACACCTGCGCTCTTCCACACTACTACAGCACACAAAAAGGACCTGCTCCCAGCCGCAGCCGGAACAGGTCTTGAGTAGATAGTGTGTGGTTAGTGCGGAACCGGACCGGTCGAATGGCGGATGACCAGCTCGGGCATCAGCATGATTTTGCGCTTGGGGCTGGCGGGGTTGCTGATCGCTTCATTCAGCAGAAGCATCGCCTGCTCGGTCATCTCGCGCAGAGGCTGGGCGATACTGGTCAGCGAGGGATGGCAGATTTCGGCCAGCATCGTATTGTCGAAGCCCACTACGGACAGGTCGCGGGGAATCGACAGGCCGGCACTGCGCGCCTCCTTGAGCACCCCGATCGCCAGCAGGTCATTGCAGGCAAAAATGGCGGTCGGGCGTATCTCTTGTGCCTGGTTCAGCATTTCTGCCGCTGCCGTGCGTCCGTTCTCCAGTGTAGCCGAGGTGTGGATCAGATTCGCCGGATTGTCAAAAGAAATCCCTGCCGCCTTCAACGCATCCAGGAACCCCTCCACCCGCAGCCTGCTCCCCGGCAGATTGTCAGAGATCACTCCCAGTCTGCGGTGACCGAGGGACAGCAAATATTCCGTGGCCTGATAGCCGCCTTTGTAATCATCGACGGTGACACTGTTGCCCTCCAGCATACGGATATCGGCTGAGAACAGCACGAGCGGCACATGATCAGCCACCATTCCGCGAATCAGCTCAGGATTCCCCGTATGAGAGGCAATGATCAGGCCATCCACCCGTTTACGCAGCAGCAGCGAGATGTACCGGGCCGCCTTCTCGTCGCTGCGGTCAGTACTGCATACGATTAAGTCGCTGCCCTGCTCCTGGGCAACATCTTCGATGCCGCGGGCTGTCTCCGCAAAAAAAGGATTGGCAATATCGGGAATCATCAGCCCGATGGTCCCCGTCCGGCGGCTGGTCAGAGCAGAAGCTACCAGACTGGGCTGGTAGTTCAGCTCCTCCATGACCCGTGCTACTTTTTCCCGCGTCTTGTCGCTGATCCGGCCGCTCTTATTCAATACCTTCGACACCGTAGCGATAGAGACGCCTGCTTCCCGTGCCACATCATAGATTGTAGGTTTCATGGTTTAAGCCCGCCTTTGCGTTCATGCCTTCTAATAACTAGATTATAAGGAAGTCCTCCAGCGCTGTCTATTTCAACAGGTGTGCCGCCACAGATTGGTTTACCGGTTAACACAGGTCAGCTCCGCCAGTTCGCGCAAGTCCTGTTACTTTCCGCAAATCCTGCACATAATGCAACATCCTCTCTCCGCATAGTCTCCAAACGCAGATTTGTTGTACTTTTAGCAGGATTCAGCCTCCTTCTGGCAACCTTCTGGAGATATTGTTGCATTCCCTGCAACATCTCTGCCAAACTTCCAGCTATCTATTCCTCATTGTTGCAAAACATACAGCATTTCGCACAAAAGCCAACTCCGAATCACTATATCGACAACGTCGCAACGTTTCATTGGGGTTGTAATGGCAGAAAAGGCCTCCGCCCAGCGGAAGCCTTAAGATTACTCTATGAAACTGCCTACGTCACCCGTTCACTCTTCCTTGGCAGGCCCGCCTGCACTCGGCTTGAACAGCCACTCATGGTCGGGATCATTGTGGAACACCCACGTACGGACGGGTCCGGCCATTACGTTAAGATAATAGGAGTCATATCCCGGCGGTGCAGAGACAGGGTGATACCCCTCCGGCACCAGCACGATGCTCCTATCCGGGACAGCAATAGTCTCGTCGAGACTTCGGTCATCATTGTAGACCCGCTGCACCACGAAGCCCTTGGCGGGATTGACCCTGTGATAGTACGTCTCCTCTAGGTAGGATTCCGCCGGCAGGTTATCCTGGTCATGCTTGTGCGGCGGATAGCTGGACCAATTGCCGCCGCCCGTGCGCACCTCGACCACCAGCAGGCTCTCGGCTACGCTGTGCTCCGGCAGGATATTAACGACTTTGCGGGTCATGCTGCCATAGCCGCGGTCCTCGATTGCCGCATCTGATGGGGTAATCAGCCGTGCCGGATATTTACCGCTTCCCGGAGCAAGGCAGACCCCAAGCTCCAGCTCTGTCAATGCGCTAACCTCATAATGCGCTCCCGCCGGAACATATACAGCATAAGGAGCCTTGTCTTCAAAGACCGACATCCGTCCGCCGATGTCGGCGAACCGCTCGCCATCCACCACTATATCTGCTTTGCCTGCCAGCAGCACCAGGCAGATCTCTTTCCCACCGCTATCACGTTCCAGGGTAGCCCCGGCCTGCAATTGGTACACCTCGAACCCGACATATTTCCATCCGGCGCTCTCCGGGCTGACCGCAGCGATACAGCCATCCTTATCCGGCGCTCCGGCCTTAACGAGTAAATCAGGCATCTTCGTTCATCCTCCTCTGTCTTCAATATCTGTATCCGCTTACAAGGCTTGCAGTTCAGAAAACCCTGCTTCCGCAGCAGTCACAGACAGCTTGACGGGAAGTCCGCTCAGATACGATTGTCTGGCCGCTTCAGCAATGAGCTGTGCGGCTTCGCCGTCACGGCCGCTGCAAATGACAGGCTCCTGGAGCCTTACCGAACGGGCAAATGCAACAATCTCCTCCATAAATGCCTGGTTATAGCGCTCCAGGAAGAAATGCTCCGGCTGATCGCGGGTAACCGAAGTCGCGGTGGATACCTCCACTGTTGTCGGGCGGCAGTTGTCGGCCGTTGCCGAACCCAGCGTCCCGAAGACCTCGACCCGTTGATCATAGCCGTATACAGCCTTCCGGCTGTTGTCGATCACACAGATCGCCCCGTTCACGAATGTCAGTGTAATGACGGCGGTGTCCACATCCCCGCAACGGCCGAACATCGGATCAATCAGATTCGCCCCCCGGGTGTAGACCTCGGCCACTTCACTGCCTACCAGATAACGGGCCATATCGAAATCATGAATCGTCATATCCATGAACATTCCGCCCGAAGACCGTACATAGGCCTCACCGGGAGGCTGCGGGTCACGCGAGGTGATCTTCACAATATGCGGATTTCCCAGTTCCCCAGATTGAACCAGCCGCTTCAGCTTGCGGAAGCTGGGGTCCATCCGGCGGTTGAAGCCCACTTGCAGCAGCACACCAGCGTCCTCTGCCGCCTGCAAGGCCCGCTGGGTTTCTTCCGAGGAGAGACTGATGGGCTTCTCACAGAAAATATGTTTACCCGCAAGCGCAGCCCGCTCAATCCAGGACGCATGCGAATCGGTCGGCGTGCAGATGAACACCGCTTCAATCTCAGGATCATTCAGTATATCTTCACCCGCAGCAAAAACAGAGCCAAGCCCCCTGCTCTCTGCCCAGGCCAGCAATTCCTCACTCATCATAGCTTCAGCTATGGACTTCAGCTTGAACGACGGCATCGCACGCAGATTGTCAGCGTGGAGGCGGCCGATTCTCCCCGCACCGATAATGCCAACTACAATCGGTTTAACCATGTTCGCTTATCCTCCTCAGAGGGTAAGCGCTTAACCTTCCCGAGAATAGTATACTTCATGCCCGGGAAAGCTTCAAGCAAATCTTTTCTCCAAAAGATCAGATAAGCGTAGGCCGAAATAAAATAGGAAATGGATACTGTGAGATTTCTCTTTAACAATCAAATGAATCCTATAATATGCAAGTTAGAACAGGAAATGAGGTGTCTCATGAGCAAAATTAATTATACCGAAAGCCTTCTTCGTGTAATTATCTCTCTGATCGGACTTCCATTCACATGGATTCAAGCGGCTCTTTCCAGATACCTTCTGTATAAATATAAGGCTCCAGGAGAAATAATCTCTGTGGGAACACACCGTCTCCATGCGATTGTTGCCGGCAGCAACACGAGTAATCTTCCGACGATTCTATTGGAATCAGGAATGGGCGGTTGTGCTCTGGATTGGTCGCTGGTTCAGCCCGTATTAGCCAAACATACCAAGGTCCTCTCCTATGACCGGGCCGGGTTCGGTTGGAGCACTACACCTATCAGTGAGCCGACTTGCGAAGGCTATGTCCGTGATTTGCGGGAATTACTAACGCAGCTTGAATTAGAACCCCCATACATCCTTGTAGGGCACTCCTATGGCGGAATGATCATGCGGCTGTATGCTTCTAAGTATCCTGAAGAGGTCTCCGGGATTATTCTTGTGGACTCCACACATGAGCAAAGATTCATCGAATCCACTTTTGATCAAATCAGATATGAAGAGCGGCTGCGGCACCTGAGACGACTGCGAATGGGTTATCTTTGGTCCCCCATAGGGTTGCCCCGTCTATTAAAACAACATATTGGTGCAAAACGGTTACCTCCACCTGTCCAACAAAAAGTGACTGCTCTGGGATATCGGAATAATGCGTATAAAGCGGCTTATCTGGAATCTCTCTGCACCATAGAAAGTGCCCTCCAGTTAATAGAGTCAGAGCCTTTAGATTCGGAATTACCAGTCATCGTATTATCCGCCGGAAGACAAAATGAAGATTGGCAACAATCACAGAAGAAGCTCCTCCAGCTAACCGGAAAGACGCAGCAGATCATCGCCACGGATAGCTGGCATTCCATTCAACTCTATCAGCCGCAAGCTGTGATCGATTCGGTACTGAGTCTATTAAGAGAACATCACCGCAACCAAACAGACAAGCAGGCGTCTATCTAGTAGGAATATATATCCATTAAGAAAGGTGAGCTATAATGATTGGAAGATTCATAAGGGTTCTGGAAGGAAGCCCCAGACTCGTTATTAGTATTTTTCATCCGGCAATCGGGGGAGATCCGCTGAAGGGTATAGACCTGTACGCACCTTGCCAGGCAGAGGCAGCTAAGCTTTTGACAGAGATGGGTGTTGATCTGGACAACCTGAATATTGCCAGTGTAACAACAGGCGGGGCATTAGCCGTACAATCAGGGGGGTACCCCGTCATTCTTTTCTCGCCTGGATTCGGTGTAGAACGCGATATGTATCTTGGAGTGATATCCAAACTAGTCTCCAAAAATCACGTGGTAGTTACGCTGAGCGCTCCGCAGGAGTCCGTCTTCACCGTATTTCCAGACGGCAGCTATGTCAGGCAGGCACCGGAAATGGCGGAGCTGGCAAGCAGTGACTACACCAGCTGGTCCCGTCTGCTCCACAACCGGGTTCAATATATAATCGCAGTTATGGATCACCTTAAGGTGCTTAACCGCTCCGATACTGAGCTAGCCGGGCTGTTCGATCTGGATAAGGTTGCTGTCATGGGACATTCGCTCGGAGGTGCCGCCTCCCTTGAGGCCGCCAAGCAGGATCGCCGGATCAAGGCTGCTGTCCTGCTCGATCCCAGTTTTCACCTCATACGCCGGGAAGACGGACAGTCCTCTGTTCCCGTTCTGCTGCTGCGGCAAGAAGCTTCGGCATACCGGGAGATGGCAGCCTCTATGAATGAGACCATTGCATCCGATTATATCGACGGGCAGCGCTATGCCTTCAACTCTCTGAACAACGCCTATTTCTATCGGGTAAAAGGGGCTCAGCACATGTCTTTTTCCGACATTCCGCTTCATTACAATGATCAGCATGCAGTTCCCGTTCATGCCGCTACCGCAGAAGCTGCAACCGCATTCATGAAGGCGGTGTTTGATAAGAGCGATCTGCCTCCGAATGCAGCATCACAGCTCAGCGAAACCGTCATTTCCATCAATTCAGAGGGTGATCCTGCAGAAGCCTAACATGAATTGATGCCCAGACATCCATTGACCTGGGAGGGCATTCTGTATGAAGATCAGACTTAGCGGCTATAATCCAGGTGGAGAAGAGAGCTCGATGGAACTACAGGCGCTGTCTTGGTTCGCAAGCAATGAAGTAAACTCAAAAGGAGGAAATCAAATGAAGACTATCATGCGCATGATGGACCATCTGTACTGGGCAGACGGGCGGATCTTGGACGCACTTGAAGCGAGTCACACGAAGGACACGGAGCTTCTCAAGCTGGTGCGGCATGTGGCGGTTGCAGAGCAAGTCTGGCTGTCGCGATTGCAGGGCAAGAGCAACGCAGAGTATTGGTTATGGAAGGAAGCGGAAGACCTGCCGGAGATCCGGCGAATGTTCGAAGCTAACGCTAAGGAATACCGCAGCTATATCGGCAAGCTGGAAGAATCTGTTCTGGATCAGATGATCAGCTACAGCAGCCAGAATGGACATTCGTTCCAGACCTCTATCCGGGACATCCTGCTGCAGGTGCTTTTACATGGGCAATATCACCGGGGGCAGATCAACCGGGCCCTCCGGATGGAAGGCGCAGAGCCTGCCCCTGTGGATTACATCACATTCGTGAGGCTCTAGCTCTGCAACTACTAATGAACAAGGAGCGAAGCTGAAATGGAGATCAGAGCATTACATACGGATGAACAGGCACCTACCGAATTGCTTTTATTGGCCGACCCTGCATCGAAGCTGGTTGAGGATTATGTGGCGAGGGGGCAATGCTTCGTTGCCGAGGCGGATCACCGTGTGGTCGGTGTCTATGTCCTGCTGCCTACCCGGCCGGAGACCGCCGAGCTGGTCAATATTGCAGTGGATGAGGCATTCCAGGGCCAGGGGATCGGGAAGCAAATGGTGAATCACGCCATTCAGCAGGCCAGGCGGCTCAGCTTCAAAACGCTGGAGATCGGTACAGGCAATTCCAGTATCGGCCAGCTTGCCCTGTATCAGAAATGCGGCTTCCGGATCACCGGAATCGACAAGGACTTTTTCATCAGACATTATAGTGAAGAAATCTATGAGAACGGGATGCAGGTGGTGGATATGATCCGCCTGTCTCAAGATCTGTAAGTCAAAAGGAGGTTAACAAACCTATGCAAGCACAACTATTGCAATTTCTCAATAACACCTATCCTGTTCAACTCTCCCATATGGAGACCGTCACCAATGAAATGTACCGTTGCCACTCGGAGAAGGGGACATTCTTCGCCCGAATTACGAACTATAAGACCTATGAAGAACAATTAGCTGAAGTGAACTGGACTACCTTTCTGTTCAACCGGGGCGTACGGGTGCCTGAGGTTGTACCTACTGAACTGGGTTCGCTTGTCAGCACCCTGCTGCTGAGTGAAGAGGAGAAGTCCGTGGTCTTGTTCCGGGCGGCAGCCGGAATCCACCTGCCCCGGGCTAAATGGGACAAAACCATACTCAGAACCCTCGGACAGCAAATAGGCAGAATGCATCAGGTGAGCAAAGAATATCAGCAGTCTGAAGCTGCCCGGCCGATTCCGCATTGGTATGATAACGATGAATATGATTTTCTAAAGCATATTCCTGCCGAAGAGCGGGCCATACGGGATATTGCGAAGGATGTGCTCAAGCAGATCCGCATGCTGCCCAAAGATGAGGCGAACTACGGCTTAATCCACGGCGACCTGTGGCTGAACAATACCCTGGTGGACAGTGACTCTGCGCTGACAATGATTGATTTTCAGGATTGTGAGCGGCATTATTATGCCTATGATTTAGCTGTGCCGATCTATTCTGCACTGGAGTACTCATTCCCGGGTGGACAGAACCTTATGGATTATAAGCGTACGATAACCAAGGCAATCACAGACGGATATAAGGAAGAGCATCCCCTCTCTGCTGAGATGTCTAGAAAACTGCCGCTGTTTATAAGACTGAAAGAGCTGTTTGAGTACAACCTGATGCATATGTATTGGAACTTCGGGGAGCTTAGCGAGGATCAGGTGCGGATTCTGAATCTGTACAGAAGCAAGATTGAGTTCATGCAGACGTGAGGTGAGTGAAGTGTATGACTATATCAGCATTCATTCTATGGATTACTCCAAAAGCGTAAAAACAGAAGTGCTGGAGCAGTTTGTCGTAGAGACCCTGGGGTTTGAGCAGACCGGGCCGCTGCGATTCTCCAAAGCGCTCTATGGCGCGCATGTTGGGCTGAAGGGACTCTCCGCAAATTCGAATGGCAGCTACGCTTACTATACGCTGGAGGGGATTGAAGCGGTGAATCTGGTCGAGGTCATTCTGCCGGCAACTAAGATAGATGAGCCATTGGAGCGTGCGATAACCGGGTTGGTGATGGCCATTGCCGGCGAATTCGGCTGGTGCATCGATGAGGACCATGGGTTGGATACTTAGTGTGATCGGTTTTTCAATTACATTTGGTCCCCATCCCCTGCGCGTTCCCCCAACAATAAACAAGCGGTAGTCTGCGACGATTCTCCGTCCATGACTGCCGCTAGTTCAATTCTTTTCACT
The window above is part of the Paenibacillus sp. FSL H8-0048 genome. Proteins encoded here:
- the iolD gene encoding 3D-(3,5/4)-trihydroxycyclohexane-1,2-dione acylhydrolase (decyclizing), translated to MERIRLTTAQALVKFLNQQYVDYGGGPERFVHGVFTVFGHGNVLGLGQALQEAPGELTVYQGRNEQGMVHAATAFAKQSRRRKIMACTASVGPGAANMLTAAATATANQIPVLLLPGDTFATRQPDPVLQQMEHTHNLSITVNDAFKAVSKYWDRVTRPEQLMSAMLSAMRVLTDPGDTGAVTIALPQDVQGEAWEYPADFFRKRIHRVIARLPHPQEIAAAAELIAGKQRPLLVCGGGVRYGDAGAALRAFAGKFAIPFGETQAGKSAVASSFEYNLGGIGVTGNGCANALAPEADLVIGVGTRFTDFTTASKSLFSHPEVEFLTLNASPYHAAKLDALAVVCDAAEGLNALAAALEERGYRSAYTDEITQAKKSWAAERERLAGVEYPGNAGNSVPAGSASVESVVDDNAAAGVPGAERSTTSFTPEVAGHLDEKLPEYAEVLDTSLTQTQVLGIINEAIPQDAIVIGAAGSLPGDMQRMWNSEVPDTYHMEYGFSCMGYEIAGALGIKLAEPGREVYALVGDGSYQMLHSELVTSLQENRKINVLLLDNAGFGCINNLQMEQGMESMATEFRYREPDGQLSGDLMRIDYAASAAGYGVQTFRASTVGELRTALAAARQSERSTLIDIKVLPKTMTHGYDAWWNVGVAEVSGKEAVQEAYDRKRSGLEKARSY
- a CDS encoding CoA-acylating methylmalonate-semialdehyde dehydrogenase, with the translated sequence MTEQTAQVLKNYIGGQWVTADTEQTEPVVNPATGELLGRTPLSGRADVDRAVAAAKAAFAGWSATPVPRRARILFKYQQLLVENWEKLAKIITMENGKSFKEAYGEVQRGIECVEFAAGAPTLMMGRQLPDIATGIESGMYRYPIGVVGGITPFNFPMMVPCWMFPLAIACGNTFVLKPSERTPLLAARLAELLEEAGLPEGVLNVVNGAHEVVNGLLEHPDVKAISFVGSQPVAEYVYKKGTDHLKRVQALAGAKNHSIVLADANLEASASQIVNAAFGSAGERCMACSVVTVQEEVADELISILLRECNSMTIGNGLEEDTFLGPVIRQGHKERTVSYIEQGIAEGAKLLRDGREDAAVQGEGYFIGPTLFDGVTEEMKIWQEEIFAPVLSVIRVKGVAEAVEIANRSRFANGACIFTNNGGKVRYFREHIESGMLGVNVGVPAPMAFFPFSGWKDSFYGDLHANGSDGVEFYTRKKVVTARWQ
- the iolC gene encoding 5-dehydro-2-deoxygluconokinase produces the protein MKGLQFDPDRRLDVVAVGRLCIDLNANETGRPMEETMTFTKYVGGSPANIIIGAARLGMRTGFIGKLADDQMGRFIRSYLQKDGIDDSQVCVDRTGAVTGLAFTEIKSPQECSILMYRDHVADLLLNTEEISEEYIASSKALLISGTALAQSPSREAVFLALEFARKHNVTVFFDLDYRPYTWTSAAETAVYYNLAAEKSHCIIGTREEFDMMENLYNLAGADDQATAARWFSHQAELVVIKHGGSGSIGYTADGQSHRSGIFPAKVLKTFGAGDSYASAFIHALMSGHSVSEAMRRGSASASIVISRHSCSDAMPTLEELEEFLRTNEEVTAGAQ
- a CDS encoding LacI family DNA-binding transcriptional regulator; this encodes MKPTIYDVAREAGVSIATVSKVLNKSGRISDKTREKVARVMEELNYQPSLVASALTSRRTGTIGLMIPDIANPFFAETARGIEDVAQEQGSDLIVCSTDRSDEKAARYISLLLRKRVDGLIIASHTGNPELIRGMVADHVPLVLFSADIRMLEGNSVTVDDYKGGYQATEYLLSLGHRRLGVISDNLPGSRLRVEGFLDALKAAGISFDNPANLIHTSATLENGRTAAAEMLNQAQEIRPTAIFACNDLLAIGVLKEARSAGLSIPRDLSVVGFDNTMLAEICHPSLTSIAQPLREMTEQAMLLLNEAISNPASPKRKIMLMPELVIRHSTGPVPH
- the iolB gene encoding 5-deoxy-glucuronate isomerase encodes the protein MPDLLVKAGAPDKDGCIAAVSPESAGWKYVGFEVYQLQAGATLERDSGGKEICLVLLAGKADIVVDGERFADIGGRMSVFEDKAPYAVYVPAGAHYEVSALTELELGVCLAPGSGKYPARLITPSDAAIEDRGYGSMTRKVVNILPEHSVAESLLVVEVRTGGGNWSSYPPHKHDQDNLPAESYLEETYYHRVNPAKGFVVQRVYNDDRSLDETIAVPDRSIVLVPEGYHPVSAPPGYDSYYLNVMAGPVRTWVFHNDPDHEWLFKPSAGGPAKEE
- the iolG gene encoding inositol 2-dehydrogenase, with the protein product MVKPIVVGIIGAGRIGRLHADNLRAMPSFKLKSIAEAMMSEELLAWAESRGLGSVFAAGEDILNDPEIEAVFICTPTDSHASWIERAALAGKHIFCEKPISLSSEETQRALQAAEDAGVLLQVGFNRRMDPSFRKLKRLVQSGELGNPHIVKITSRDPQPPGEAYVRSSGGMFMDMTIHDFDMARYLVGSEVAEVYTRGANLIDPMFGRCGDVDTAVITLTFVNGAICVIDNSRKAVYGYDQRVEVFGTLGSATADNCRPTTVEVSTATSVTRDQPEHFFLERYNQAFMEEIVAFARSVRLQEPVICSGRDGEAAQLIAEAARQSYLSGLPVKLSVTAAEAGFSELQAL